In the genome of Pseudobacteroides sp., the window TATGCATATACTTTAAACTTCATTTGCCTTAAAGTTAAATACCCATAGATAATCAAAATATAGGAGGAATTTTATTATGAAAAATAAGACAGGAAGAAAAATTGCAAGCTGGATGTTGGTATTTGGATTGGCCTTATCATTTAATGCAGGAGCACTTGCAGCAAAAACTAATACTGACGTAGAAAGATATAATCAAATTGAAAAATTATTTGATGCCAAAGATAAGCTATTATTGGAAAAGAAGGTTGACAGCAAAAAAATCCAAAAGATTGAGAAAGATTTAGAGAGCCTTGGTGTTGAAAAACTTTCAACAAAGGATGTTTTAAAAAAGTTTAGCAAGAAAAAATCAAAAACCGGAGAAAGTATAATCACTCCTAATGTTGATGTTCCCCCCTCTACAAATGTAACCTGGTCTTCTTATAGAACCACATACAGCTATAACGGAAAAAGCTATGAGGTACAAAGATTAATTGCAGATGCAAATACCAAAGACTCAAATTTAAAGAATAACGGTTCAAGAGCTATTAGCACAAGTTACAAATGGCAAGCTGGACTAATGAACCTGATAAAAGTAACTGCAAGCGAAATTGGAGGAAATATTCCTGTGGTTGGAACAGCCATGACTTTCTACGATGCTGTTGTAGGAACAATTTCATCTGTAGGCAGAACAACTGAAATCGACGGTGGAGATTGTGTTTACTCATGGTCTTCTGTAACTCGTGCTGTTTTTTCATACGTAAAACCAGTTGGGAAATCCGATGATTATCAGACAATGTCATACATTTCCACCAAATCTACTGTAGCTACAGGATATCAGATTCCAACATTTACATATAAAACTTCAAGTGGAACCACTACCGTATCGCCTAAAATAATTCAAGGAAGCAAAACATTTACAATTACACCATCGGGATATGACAGTACATATAATGCTGTTTATTCTTTCGTGAATTACCCATATGCACAAACAAGAGCTACAGTTGACTCCTTTAACTTAACCGGCTTGGATAATAAATCGGTTTCAACTGTCTATGTTGTTTCACCTGCGTTTCCAGCACATATACGTTAATTTAGATTCTCTATCTTACACTTCTAAATATAATTCATAATAGTAAAGTTAAATATATAATAGAAATTTTCTATGACCTAGGGCTATTGGACATCCTCCAATAGCCTTTTGTTTTATTAAATGATACAATTTAAATAAACTAGTAAACTAGTATGTAAGTAAAGTTTTGTTGAGGTGATTTATGTTTAAAAGACAAAAAATTACTCTTGGTAATGGGTTAAGATTATTGCTAGACCAGAGAGATTCCAGTCAATCAGTTTCTATTTGCTGCATGGTAGGTGCCGGAGCATTAAATGATCCGAAAGGGAAGGAAGGGATGGCACATGTTCTTGAGCATTATCTCTTTCGGGAACAGGATGAAGAAGACAGCAACTACCATTTCAAGAATATAGAAAAATACGGCGGTTCAATAAATGCTTTCACAGGTATTGATAATACTGTTTTTGAAATTAATGTTCATAAGGAAGATGCTATTCAATCCATAGATGTTTTAGCAAAAATTCTATGTAACTTTAAAAAAAATGCAGATGCATTAGAGATAGAAAAGGAAATTATTATAGCAGAAATGAATGATGTAGGAGAAGACGGCAAAAACTCTTTTCAATATATAAAATTTGAAATGTTGGGCGTTAAAGAAAGTTTAAATCATATTATAGGCAAAAAAAGCTCAATAAGGAAAATTACACTGGATGATTTGTTTGATTTCTATAACAATTATTACTGTACAGATAACATGGTGATCTCAATTGTTGGATGCTTTGATAAAGACATAGTAATAAAAGAAATAGAAGATAGATTTTCTATGTTAAAGAATACGTCTGTAAATCCCAAAATCCACAAAAGAGATTTTTTAAAAGAACAAGGACCAAAATTAAAATCATATCAAAACCCTTACAATGGAGGCATACTATTATGTATTCCTTGCTTTTCACTAATGACGGAAAAGCTAGAATGCTTAGAGCTTATGGCTGATATTTTTTCCGATGGTACTCACTCAAAATTGTTTGAACACCTGAGGGAAAAGCAGGGACTAATATATAGTCTATCAAATACATTAACATTATCCCACAATTTCGGGATGATGGATATTATAATCTCCCTTCGCCCTAATAAACTACACAAAATTCTTAAATCTCTAATAGAAATTTCAGCTCAACTCAGAAACGAGCATTATTCAGAAGAATTTTTACATCAGGAAAAAATGAGATTTATCAAAAAGCGGTTTTTAATGATGGAGAATAACGCATATGCCGCATACTGGTACAATGAAAGAGAGTTAATTCTTGATAAGAATTTTGCAGATGATTTGCAAGAGTGGGTAAGCAGGGTAAATAATATAACTTTAGAGGATATAAAGTTTGTTAGGGACCACCTGTTCAATTCAAAAAACTGGTTTTTGATATGCATTGGCAATTTATTTTTCCTTCACAAATGGTTACTTACAGGTAAAATAAAGAAGATGTTAGCTTAACATGTTGCACCATTGGAGAGCCTTTTGATATTATCTTTATGTGTATAAAATATGCATACAAAATATTTTTTTATTGTAAGTGGAGATTTTATGAGAAGACAAATATTTTGCATGGTACTTTGTATTGTGCTTATGTCCATCAATTTTCCCAATCCTGCATATGCAGAAGTTCTGTTTATCCAGCAATAAATTATCTTACAGGCTTACACCCTAGTGATTTGGTTCATAGTATTTAAACCTTTGCTACTGGAACCAAACTCACTGAAGCTGTAGCAGGAGACTTTGATGGAGATAAAATACCAGACATTGTTTTAGCAAATAGTACGTCAGATAGTATATGTTTTCTTAACAGAAGCATTGGGCTCAAGATCAGATCATTGAATTAATTAAAAACAATATTATTTACGGATATCAGGACGGAACCTTTAAACGTGACAATAATATAACCAGGGCAGAATTGTCCATAATTATTGCAAAAGCTTTAAAACCCAATCCATCAGAAGGCAGCACCAAATTTAAAGGCGATAAGGATATACCGAGCTGGGCAAAAGGATATATTAAAATCATTTTGTTCATTTGAAAATTTTCCTGTTGAGCTTGTTCAGGTGTCTGAAATTTACATCCTGGCCAAGCTCTTTTTTATGGTTTTATACTTACAAAAAAATACGTTCAAAACATTAGCTTTATGTTTTACAATGATCATTTTACATTCTCAAATTCAGAGTTGGTATATTTTTTACATATTCTTGAATTCTAAGACTTAAAAACCAATTTAGCTATGTATAAATATAACGCGATCTTTAATTTATAATTGATTTTTACTATGGATATGTTCAAAGAATTTTTTATGTGAATATAAGTTTTTGCTTGCTCAAAAGCAGAGACTTAGTAAATAAACTTTAAGTCAGTTCCCGCATGTTTTCACGGGAGTTAAATTGGACAATAGGGAGGTTGATGCAATATACGTATAAAGCCATCCAAATGTTTATTTTAGTTCATTGCAACATTTTAGGAGGATAATCAAAAATGAAAAAAAAGTTATCAAAAAAGGCTAAAATAATTATTTCATCTGTAGGAGTATTTTTACTTATCATCGGAATAATCGCCTATTGGGCAGCAGACAGGTATTTAATTGAACATGTTGAAATAGATTTAAGCGAGATGAAAGTACCTGTTGCAAATGGAGATTTTACAGTGTCTCCAAGTGGAGATTTCCAGGCAACTCCGAGTGGAGAGCTTCAAGTAACTCCGAGCGGTACTATCCTGATAACTCCAAGCAGCACTCTTCAAGCAACAGCAAGCGGAAATCTTAAGGCAACTCCAAGTGTAACTCTTAAAACAACTCCGAGTAGTGCTGTTAAAGCGACTCCAAGCGGTATCATCAAAGCAACTCCAAAAGGAGACAATCCAGGCAAGAAACCTGAAACCCAACAGGCTGCCGGGCCTGAAAAATATACTGCAACCGATACAAGCTACAAAAGCGACAGCAAGACTATCGATATCAAAAAAGCAGTCACAGGTAAGGATGACGACATAGTGACGTATTATGTGGCTGATATAAAGCTTACTGACATTACCCAAATGAAGTCAGCTTTCGCCAAGAATAAATTTGGCAGAAATATAATCGAATATACTTCTGTTATTGCAAAAGAAAATGATGCGATTCTTGCTATAAACGGTGACTATTATGGGTTTAGAAAAGACGGTATTGAGATTAGAAACGGTATGCTCTTCAGGAATGAACCTGCAAGAACAGGCCTTGCCTTTTACAGAGACGGAAGCATGAAGATTTATAACGAAAAACAAACTACAGGCGAAGAGCTACTTAAAAGCGGTGTCTGGCATACCATATCTTTCGGACCTGCCTTAGTGGCTGACGGTAAAATGGGTACAGATATTGCTAATTATGAGGTTGATACAAACTTTGGCAACCATCCTATACAGGGAGTTCATCCCAGAGCCGGAATCGGTATGATTGATAAAAACCATTTTGTATTTGTAGTTGTAGACGGCAGGAGCAAAGGCTACTCAAAGGGCATGGAACTGGAAGAGTTCGCTAATGTGTTTCTGGGCCTGGGCTGCAAAACTGCCTACAATTTAGACGGAGGTTATTCCGCAACAATGTATTTCATGGGTAATCGCGTCAACAAGCCGGGAGGCAAAGAAAAAGAACGCGGTACAAGCGACATTATTTATATTAAATAATAAATAATTATCATTATCAAATTTGTATGGAGGTGAAGACAATGATTGTTTTAATCCCGGCATATGAGCCTACAGAGAAAATGTTGAAACTTGTTTTGGAGCTGAAAGAAAAAACGGATTGTAAGATTTTAATTGTAGATGACGGCAGCGGCGACAGCTATAGACAGCTTTTTGATAAAGCTGAAGAAAATGGATGCGTAGTACTGCATCATCCACTAAACAAAGGAAAGGGTGCTGCACTTAAAACAGGTTTTAGCTATATTCACTCAAATTGTGAAGCTGATAAGGTTGTATGTGCCGATTCGGACGGACAGCATCATGTGGACGACATTATTAATTTGGCTAATTCCATTGATAACGACACGCCTGAAATGGTTTTGGGTGTAAGGCAATTTGAAGGCGACGTGCCATTTAAGAGTCGTTTTGGGAATAGTGTTTCTGCTTTTACTTTTAAGATGGCTACCGGCATAGTGCTCAATGATACGCAGACAGGACTCAGGGGTTACCCTTGTGAATTATTGCCTTGGTTGTGCTCGGTAAATGGCGAAAGGTTTGAGTATGAGCAGAATTTATTGCTTAAATCAAGAAAATCAGGCATATCCATCAAACAAGTTCCCATTGCCACAATTTATGACAATAATAACAAGGGGACGCATTTTAGACCAATCCATGATTCTATCAGTGTTCTTTTACCGATATTGAAGTTTTGCAGCTCATCTATTTTATCGTTTTTAATTGACTTTGTTTTGTTAGTAATATTTAGGTCAATTACCGACACTCTGTTCTTTAGCGTTGTACCGGCAAGAATAATAAGTGCAACTTTTAACTATTCAGTAAATAAAATTTTTGTTTTCGATGCAAAAAATACATCCGATAAGCAGTCTGCACCTAAGTATTTCGGATTGGCACTTGTAATCATGCTTTTGAATTATTGCATGATGAAATTTTTCATAGAAATAATCCATATGCCCCTTGTCCTGGCAAAGGTGCTGACGGAACTCACTCTTTTTACCATGAGTTATACTATACAAAAGCTTTTTGTCTTTAAAAAGGATAACGATATAACACTGACACCATCATAATCTGGATTAACCACTTTTTATGGATTAAAAGTTATATAAGAAAATATATAAATGAGAATTTTTAATGAGGGGGAGCGTACAAATGTCAAACAGAAGAGTAAAAAAGGTAGCACCGGTTTTGGTCGTTATCCTTACCATGTTAATTGGTATTATGTGCCAACAGGTTAGTGCGGAAGGTGGTAATACCGTATCAGGTTATATTAAGCCTGCTCATGCAAATCAGACAGGTTCAGCATCTACCATGCTTTCCGGTTTTACCGTTGCTACTGACGGATACGAATTTCCAGGCCTGACTGATTCAAAAGGATACTTTGAGATAAAGGATGTGATGAGCAGTGCTGCGGCCTATACTTTTACAATATCCAAGCCGGGATATTTGACAAGGGAGATATCCAACATACCGGTTACCAATAGTATTGTTTTATCGGCTGGAAATTTACCCATTGATATTTGGGCAGGAGACTTTAATGGGGACCTTTCCATTAACATGCAAGATATAGCCCAACTTGCTAGGGCTTATAATACAACTAAGTCAGATACAAATTATAATCAGCTTTGTGACATAAACAGCGATAACTCTGTAAATATGCTTGACGTAGTCGGAGTGGCTAAAAACTTTAATAAAACAAGTTTAGACTATCCTAATGATATCACTTATAAGGTTGTACAGGTCTCAACACCAAGACCAACATATACAAATACTCCCAAACCTACCAATACACCTACTAATACCCCTACTAATACCCCTACTAATACCCCTACCAATACTCCTACTAATACCCCTACACCTACTCCTACTAATACTCCTACTAATACTCCTACTAATACCCCTACACCTACTCCAACCAGTACACCTACTAATACTCCTACAAGTACTCCCACACCTACACCAACAAATACGCCTGTACCAAGCATTATGCTTGACGACATGAACTATGTAGGCCCCGATAAAAGCATACATATTAAAAAGTATGAACAAGGTACCGGGCAAGACTTGATTACATATTACGTTGCTGATATAAAAGTAAGCAAAGGATCCGATATAAAATCTGCATTTGCCAAAAACACATTCGGAAGGAATATTACTGATACAACATCAAATATGGCTGAACAAAACAATGCACTTTTTGCCATTAACGGCTCGTACTATGGGTTTAGGACAGATGGCATTGAAATTAGAAACGGAGTGTTGTACAGAGATGTTCCGTTCCGCACAGGTTTAGCTATCTATAATAACGGTACTATGGAATCATATACCGAAACCAGCAATTCATCAGCGAATCTTTTGGCAAATGGGGTGTATCAAGCCATTTCGTTTGGTCCTGCACTTGTGAAGTCTGGAAATCTGCAGTCTCCTTTTGTAAATGTAGTAATTGATATCAACAGTTCCAGCCCGGCAGCAAGAAGACCAATAGAAGGTCCGAATCCCCGAACCGGAATCGGAATGATAGAACCAAATCACTTTGTCTTCATAGTAGTAGATGGAAGGAACCCTGGATATAGTAAAGGTGCCACATTGGATGAGTTTGCAAAAATGTTCTATGACTTAGGTTGCAAAGAAGCATTTAATCTTGACGGAGGCGGATCATCAAATATGTACTTTAATGGTAATGTAATAAATAAACCGTCTCTTGGCGGCGAACGCAACATAAGTGATATATTATATATCACAAAATAATAGAGGTCAAAGACTCCATAGCCATAAAAAGGGGATAGTATTTAATGGAAATAGTAACACAGTTAATTGATTTTGCTCTGCACATTGATAAGCATCTTGCAGAGATTTTTCAGAATTATGGTGCTTGGGCCTATATGATTCTATTTCTAATTATATTTTGTGAGACAGGATTGGTGGTTACACCATTCCTGCCGGGGGATTCATTCCTTTTTGCATTGGGTGCACTTTACGGCAGTGTGAACATGAAACTGGCATTTATACTTTTATTAACCGCTGCTGTATTGGGGAATACAACCAACTACTTTATCGGAAAATTTGTCGGAAACAGGATCCTTGAATTTAAAAAAATCCGTCTTGTAAGGAAGGAACACATAGATAAAACTCACACCTTCTTTAATAAACATGGCGGTAAGGCAATCATATTATCAAGGTTCTTCCCTATTATTCGCACGTTTGCACCTTTCGTAGCAGGTATAGGTAAAATGAGTTTTGCCCGTTTTTCTGCATACAACGTCATTGGAGGAATTACCTGGATAGTATCGTTCATGCTTTTGGGATATTTCTTTGGTAGTATACCGGCTGTTAAGAACAATTTTACTTTCGTAATTGTCGGTATTGTGGTCGTAACAACTTTACCGGCTTTTATAACCTTCATTAAGAGCCGTAAATCTAATAAGTAAAATTTACTACAAATTTTAAAAGGAGTGTATTTAATTATGAAAAGGTTGTTAAGTATTTTTGTTATTTTATGTGTATTGTCCACTGCCATGTTGGCTTATTCAGGTCCAACAACCTGGAAAGCAGAAAAAGCAACATTTAAAGTGATGGTACGTGGAGAAGTTTACTCTTCTGCCACCCCTGCAATTGTTGTTGAAGGAAGTACATTTTTGCCTTTAAGAGCAATGGGAGAGGTATTAGGAGTTTCTGTTGAATGGAATGCAAAGTTAAATCAGGCTGAAGTGGGAATGTCTGAAAAGTCAAAAAATGATACAACAAATACCCAGACAGAGCTATCAGAATCTGAAAAAGCCATCTGGAAAAAGGCTAGCTGGAAGGCAACCAAAGCAACATTTAAAGTTATGGTGCGTGGAGAAGTATTTAATTCCAAAAATCCACCAATAGTAGTTGAAGGAAGAACATTTTTACCTTTGAGGGTATTGGGTGATGCTTTAGGCGTTAAGGTTGACTGGAATGAAAAACTCAGACAGGCTGAGGTAGATATGGCTGCAGCAACTCCAACTACTGCACCTGCAACATCTACTACTGTAGCTACTGCTATAGCAACAACTACACCTGCAGTAACTGCTGCTCCAACAACTCCAGTGCCTGCAGCACCTGTAACTTCTACCCCTTCGACTTCTACAACAACAACTACTACTAATTCTTCAGTACCGGCAGCTACCTCAACACCAACACCTACTCCTACTGTTGCACCTGTAACTTCAACACTTAGTCCTACTGCGGTATCTGCAACACCAACTCCTACTCCAACAGATGATTGGTATGATTTAACAACTCCAACACCTACTACAGCACCAGCTACTCCTACTAAGGCACCTGCAACTCCTACCCCTACTCCTACTCCGGAGCCAGACTGGTATGATCCTGATTGGTATGATTTTGACAACTATTAATGGTAATAAAACATAGCTGCTAAACCATTAAGAATACAATATTATGTTTGTTCTCATTCTAATACAATCATAAAAAATACCCTAAGAACTGGAATAACCTAACAAGGATTTGTTCCAGTTTTTATGGTATCAAAAGACACTACTATTAGGAGGTTTTACAATGAAAGGAAAAAAGGCAATTGCCTTACTGGTAATCAGTTTTATTCTTATCAATGCTGTTTTATTATCGGCATTCGCGTTACCTGGCTCACAAGCATTAGTTTACGGTGATTTTGACAACGATTTGGACTTTGATTCTGATGATTATGCATTGTTCAGGCAGTTCATGCTGGGTATGATAAGTAAAGATAAGGTCCCGGCAACTACAGATGTTGATGGCAATGGACAATACGATTCTGATGATTATGCCTATATGCGTCAGCACCTTTTGGGTATGATCAAAATATTTCCGGTTCAGTCCCCAATAATTCCATCACCTACTAGTACCTCTTATGCTACGCCGAATATAACACCAATAGCAACTCCGACATTCACACCCGTGCCCACGCCAACTTTTACTCCGGTTCCAACCGTTGAAGCTGATGGATTATACATTGACTCCAGCAAGGTATCGTCCGATATGCTTAAAGTAACTCTTTACATAAAGAACATTGCTAATTTTTCAGGATACCAGGCAAATCTTGCATATGATCCTCAAGTTCTTAAGCCTGTATACTCCGATAGATCGGAGTATGATTCTCAATCCCCGGTTGAAACAGGAAGCCTGTTAACTAAAAACTATATACCGGTGGATTTTGCATTACATGACCTGCAAAAGGGCATTCTAAATTTTGGAAGAACTTATCTGGCAGTTAATTCATATAAAGACTCTGAAGTTTCTGAATCTTCAGGTTCCATAGGTGTTATATATTTTAGAATTCTCAAAAACCAAGCTACGCAAATAGGCTTAGAAAACTGCCAAACCATGCCTGGAGCAATTAACGGCACATTGGTAACCGATTGGGATGCAAATCAGCTCCTGAACTATAGCGTAAATGGAACAATTACCGTAACTCCTGATGGGGCAACAGGAACACCCACTACCTCAACACCCACTCCAGCTCCGTATGATTGGTATGAGTATTACGGTTACTGGTAATAAAGGATTATAGATCGCTGTCGTGAGAAATTATGGTGTATCATACATCATAATCTCCCACGACATTTAGCTCCCAAGCAAGTTTGTCCTGAAAGGGTGAGTAGGTATTGAGAAAGTTACTATGCATTTTATTATCATTGGTTATTACATCAACAATTTTCCCTGTCGGATATGCAAAAGCATTATCTAAAGCTGATAAATATAGCATTTTACTTATCAAGCCACCTGTTTTTTCAAGAGAAGGTGGGCTTTACAGGGAGCCTTTTTATCTTGCCTTAAGCACAGCTGATTCGCTAAAAGACGCAAACCATGCTCTAAGTACAAGCCAGGCGGTTTATTATACTCTTGACGGATCAGA includes:
- a CDS encoding phosphodiester glycosidase family protein gives rise to the protein MKKKLSKKAKIIISSVGVFLLIIGIIAYWAADRYLIEHVEIDLSEMKVPVANGDFTVSPSGDFQATPSGELQVTPSGTILITPSSTLQATASGNLKATPSVTLKTTPSSAVKATPSGIIKATPKGDNPGKKPETQQAAGPEKYTATDTSYKSDSKTIDIKKAVTGKDDDIVTYYVADIKLTDITQMKSAFAKNKFGRNIIEYTSVIAKENDAILAINGDYYGFRKDGIEIRNGMLFRNEPARTGLAFYRDGSMKIYNEKQTTGEELLKSGVWHTISFGPALVADGKMGTDIANYEVDTNFGNHPIQGVHPRAGIGMIDKNHFVFVVVDGRSKGYSKGMELEEFANVFLGLGCKTAYNLDGGYSATMYFMGNRVNKPGGKEKERGTSDIIYIK
- a CDS encoding DedA family protein; the protein is MEIVTQLIDFALHIDKHLAEIFQNYGAWAYMILFLIIFCETGLVVTPFLPGDSFLFALGALYGSVNMKLAFILLLTAAVLGNTTNYFIGKFVGNRILEFKKIRLVRKEHIDKTHTFFNKHGGKAIILSRFFPIIRTFAPFVAGIGKMSFARFSAYNVIGGITWIVSFMLLGYFFGSIPAVKNNFTFVIVGIVVVTTLPAFITFIKSRKSNK
- a CDS encoding pitrilysin family protein, whose translation is MFKRQKITLGNGLRLLLDQRDSSQSVSICCMVGAGALNDPKGKEGMAHVLEHYLFREQDEEDSNYHFKNIEKYGGSINAFTGIDNTVFEINVHKEDAIQSIDVLAKILCNFKKNADALEIEKEIIIAEMNDVGEDGKNSFQYIKFEMLGVKESLNHIIGKKSSIRKITLDDLFDFYNNYYCTDNMVISIVGCFDKDIVIKEIEDRFSMLKNTSVNPKIHKRDFLKEQGPKLKSYQNPYNGGILLCIPCFSLMTEKLECLELMADIFSDGTHSKLFEHLREKQGLIYSLSNTLTLSHNFGMMDIIISLRPNKLHKILKSLIEISAQLRNEHYSEEFLHQEKMRFIKKRFLMMENNAYAAYWYNERELILDKNFADDLQEWVSRVNNITLEDIKFVRDHLFNSKNWFLICIGNLFFLHKWLLTGKIKKMLA
- a CDS encoding cohesin domain-containing protein, coding for MKGKKAIALLVISFILINAVLLSAFALPGSQALVYGDFDNDLDFDSDDYALFRQFMLGMISKDKVPATTDVDGNGQYDSDDYAYMRQHLLGMIKIFPVQSPIIPSPTSTSYATPNITPIATPTFTPVPTPTFTPVPTVEADGLYIDSSKVSSDMLKVTLYIKNIANFSGYQANLAYDPQVLKPVYSDRSEYDSQSPVETGSLLTKNYIPVDFALHDLQKGILNFGRTYLAVNSYKDSEVSESSGSIGVIYFRILKNQATQIGLENCQTMPGAINGTLVTDWDANQLLNYSVNGTITVTPDGATGTPTTSTPTPAPYDWYEYYGYW
- a CDS encoding copper amine oxidase N-terminal domain-containing protein; its protein translation is MKRLLSIFVILCVLSTAMLAYSGPTTWKAEKATFKVMVRGEVYSSATPAIVVEGSTFLPLRAMGEVLGVSVEWNAKLNQAEVGMSEKSKNDTTNTQTELSESEKAIWKKASWKATKATFKVMVRGEVFNSKNPPIVVEGRTFLPLRVLGDALGVKVDWNEKLRQAEVDMAAATPTTAPATSTTVATAIATTTPAVTAAPTTPVPAAPVTSTPSTSTTTTTTNSSVPAATSTPTPTPTVAPVTSTLSPTAVSATPTPTPTDDWYDLTTPTPTTAPATPTKAPATPTPTPTPEPDWYDPDWYDFDNY
- a CDS encoding phosphodiester glycosidase family protein, with protein sequence MSNRRVKKVAPVLVVILTMLIGIMCQQVSAEGGNTVSGYIKPAHANQTGSASTMLSGFTVATDGYEFPGLTDSKGYFEIKDVMSSAAAYTFTISKPGYLTREISNIPVTNSIVLSAGNLPIDIWAGDFNGDLSINMQDIAQLARAYNTTKSDTNYNQLCDINSDNSVNMLDVVGVAKNFNKTSLDYPNDITYKVVQVSTPRPTYTNTPKPTNTPTNTPTNTPTNTPTNTPTNTPTPTPTNTPTNTPTNTPTPTPTSTPTNTPTSTPTPTPTNTPVPSIMLDDMNYVGPDKSIHIKKYEQGTGQDLITYYVADIKVSKGSDIKSAFAKNTFGRNITDTTSNMAEQNNALFAINGSYYGFRTDGIEIRNGVLYRDVPFRTGLAIYNNGTMESYTETSNSSANLLANGVYQAISFGPALVKSGNLQSPFVNVVIDINSSSPAARRPIEGPNPRTGIGMIEPNHFVFIVVDGRNPGYSKGATLDEFAKMFYDLGCKEAFNLDGGGSSNMYFNGNVINKPSLGGERNISDILYITK
- a CDS encoding bifunctional glycosyltransferase family 2/GtrA family protein, yielding MIVLIPAYEPTEKMLKLVLELKEKTDCKILIVDDGSGDSYRQLFDKAEENGCVVLHHPLNKGKGAALKTGFSYIHSNCEADKVVCADSDGQHHVDDIINLANSIDNDTPEMVLGVRQFEGDVPFKSRFGNSVSAFTFKMATGIVLNDTQTGLRGYPCELLPWLCSVNGERFEYEQNLLLKSRKSGISIKQVPIATIYDNNNKGTHFRPIHDSISVLLPILKFCSSSILSFLIDFVLLVIFRSITDTLFFSVVPARIISATFNYSVNKIFVFDAKNTSDKQSAPKYFGLALVIMLLNYCMMKFFIEIIHMPLVLAKVLTELTLFTMSYTIQKLFVFKKDNDITLTPS